A stretch of DNA from Prochlorococcus marinus str. SB:
TAGTTTCTTCCCTTGGATAATTGGTTGGCAAAATGGGGGTTGATTATCATTGAGGCCTAACAAATCTGCAGTAACTCTTACTTGCCCATCGCAGTAATTACCTGCGCCGATACCTATTGTGGGAATTGTTAAAGAATTTTGTATTTCCTTAGCAAGCAAATCAGGAATATGTTCTAGAACTATTGAAAAACATCCTAATTCTTCAAGAATTGAAGCCTCTTTCTTAATTTTTTCTTGGCTTGCTTTGCTTTCTCCTTGTTTTCTTAATCCAATATTTAGATAGCTTTGTGGTGTAAGACCTATATGACCCATAACAGGGATTCCCATTCTTATTAATCTAGAAATAACTTTTTGTATTTCTGGTTCAGCTCCCTCCACTTTTACAGCTTTTGCATAAGTGCTCTGAATGATTTTCCCTGCATACTCAACAGCCTTATCCTCACCACATTGGTAAGTCAGAAAAGGCATATCTGAAACGACTAGAGGTTGTTCCTCAATTCTTTTCTTAAATCCTCTTGAAACAGCATTAGTATGATAAATTATATTTTCTAAAGTTATTGGCAATGTCGATTTGTATCCTAAGCAGACCATTGCTAATGAATCCCCTACTAGTACGAGATCTACATTTGCTTGTTCTGCAATAGATCCTGATATGGAGTCCCAAGCAGTTAGTGCAATGATTTTGCGAGATTTTTTTTTATAATTAACTAGGTCTGAAGGTAACATAACAAATTTATGTATCTTTTTTAATCAAGAATTGCTAAGATATTCCTGACTCGGCCTTTCGCGGTTTTAACGCCTAAACCTGGTCAGGACCGGAAGGTAGCAGCCACAAGGGATGCTTGAGGCAGGCGAGATAACCGAGTCACTCTATTTTACCTTTTAACCTATATCTTTTTTATTTTGCCTTAACCTCAAAAACTCAGGAATACTCGCTCCAGATTCTTTATTGTCGGAATAATTATATAAGGGTTGATTAGATAATCTGTTTTTTATTCTTTGCTGGTTTAATGGTTGGGTTGTTTCAAATCCTGTAGCAATTACAGTAACTTGTATCTCACCTTCCATTGCCTCATCGACCACTGCACCAACAATAATATTCGCTTCTTGATCAACAACATCATAAATAATTTCAGATGCAGAGGTCATGTCTTCTAAAGTCATGTCTTTGCCTCCAGTAATATTTATAACGCAGCCTTTGGCTCCATCAATTCTTGCTGCTTCTAATAAAGGACTATTCATTGCTGCCTGTGCTGCCTCTATAGCTCTCGATCTTCCTGAACCTATACCTATTCCGAGAAGTGCAGTGCCGGCCTCAGTCATAACTGATCTAACGTCTGCAAAATCAACATTAACTAATCCCGGGCAAGTAATTATGTCACTAATGCCTTTGACTCCCATCCTTAGAACATCATCAGCATTCCTAAATGCTTCTTGAAGAGGAGCTCCTGCTATAACGTCTTTTAATCGGTCATTTGGAATAACTATAAGAGTATCAACGTTTTCAGCTAGTCTTGCGATCCCCTCCTCTGCTTGACGCATTCTTCTTTTCCCTTCAAAAGAAAAAGGTTTGGTTACTATACCTACTGTTAGAGCCCCACTTTGTTTGGCTACTTCTGCAACAACAGGAGCAGCACCTGTACCAGTTCCTCCACCCATTCCAGCGGCTATAAAAACTAGATCAGATCCTTCTAAAGCTTGTTGAAGCTCTTCTTTGGATTCTTCGGCTGCTTTTTGACCAATACTTGGATTCCCGCCTGCACCTAAACCTCTAGTAAGGTTTTGTCCAAGTTGAACTCTACTTTCTGCAGAAGATTGTAGGAGGGCTTGGGCATCGGTATTGAGGACTCTAAACGAAACACCTTCTAAATCACTATTTATCATTCTATTGACTGCATTACTTCCACCACCACCTACACCAATAACTTCTATTTTGGCATTTTGGCTTGGAAGGATTTCTCTCGATTGATCAAAGTTTGGATTGTTACCGAAGCTCATCTCTTAATAGGAATCTTTTACTAGTATTGGGTGCATTATGAACTTACTGCGCTCATATGTAGGAATTTGTTGAAGAAAATCCTAAAAATATTTATTTATTAAATATTTTGTTTTTAATGCAAAACCCATATCAACACTACAATAATTAAAAAAAATTACTCAAAATACTTTTTCAAATATTAGGGTTTGAACACTTTTATTTTTGGTTTATCTGGATTAGTAAGATCAATATTATCTATTTTTTTTGAAAAGCTATTTTTCTTA
This window harbors:
- the panB gene encoding 3-methyl-2-oxobutanoate hydroxymethyltransferase, which produces MLPSDLVNYKKKSRKIIALTAWDSISGSIAEQANVDLVLVGDSLAMVCLGYKSTLPITLENIIYHTNAVSRGFKKRIEEQPLVVSDMPFLTYQCGEDKAVEYAGKIIQSTYAKAVKVEGAEPEIQKVISRLIRMGIPVMGHIGLTPQSYLNIGLRKQGESKASQEKIKKEASILEELGCFSIVLEHIPDLLAKEIQNSLTIPTIGIGAGNYCDGQVRVTADLLGLNDNQPPFCQPIIQGKKLLKDKLKEWVVSERLS
- the ftsZ gene encoding cell division protein FtsZ is translated as MSFGNNPNFDQSREILPSQNAKIEVIGVGGGGSNAVNRMINSDLEGVSFRVLNTDAQALLQSSAESRVQLGQNLTRGLGAGGNPSIGQKAAEESKEELQQALEGSDLVFIAAGMGGGTGTGAAPVVAEVAKQSGALTVGIVTKPFSFEGKRRMRQAEEGIARLAENVDTLIVIPNDRLKDVIAGAPLQEAFRNADDVLRMGVKGISDIITCPGLVNVDFADVRSVMTEAGTALLGIGIGSGRSRAIEAAQAAMNSPLLEAARIDGAKGCVINITGGKDMTLEDMTSASEIIYDVVDQEANIIVGAVVDEAMEGEIQVTVIATGFETTQPLNQQRIKNRLSNQPLYNYSDNKESGASIPEFLRLRQNKKDIG